In Devosia sp. XK-2, one DNA window encodes the following:
- a CDS encoding ABC transporter permease, whose amino-acid sequence MMRRFLSRLANPQLIALAGVLLINWLLFPNFFRVTWQDGRLFGSLIDVLNRGAPVAILAIGMVGVIATKGVDLSVGAVMAMAGAVAATLVVAGYPAPVAVVAALAVGIACGLWNGFLVAVLDIQPIVATLVLMVAGRGIAQLITEGFIVTFTDPVLIFIGTGSFLGLPMAAVIAIALLIVVTLLVRKTALGLFIEAVGVNRAAASLAGIRSRMLLLYVYGLSGLCAAIAGIIVAGDIRGADVNNAGLWLELDAILAVVIGGTSLLGGRFSVPLAVVGAIIIQAMNTGILVSGFPPEFNLIVKAALIFIVLIIQSPLATHIVPLRRPAREARK is encoded by the coding sequence ATGATGCGGCGTTTCCTTTCCCGTCTGGCCAACCCGCAATTGATCGCGCTGGCCGGTGTGCTGCTGATCAACTGGCTGCTATTCCCTAATTTCTTCCGCGTCACCTGGCAGGACGGGCGCTTGTTCGGCAGCCTGATCGATGTGCTCAATCGCGGCGCCCCGGTTGCTATCCTCGCCATTGGCATGGTGGGCGTCATCGCCACCAAGGGCGTTGACCTGTCCGTGGGCGCGGTCATGGCCATGGCCGGCGCGGTTGCCGCGACCCTGGTAGTCGCCGGTTATCCCGCGCCGGTGGCGGTTGTGGCCGCCCTTGCGGTGGGCATAGCCTGTGGCCTCTGGAACGGTTTTCTCGTCGCTGTGCTCGACATCCAGCCCATCGTGGCAACGCTGGTGCTGATGGTGGCCGGGCGCGGCATTGCCCAGCTTATCACCGAAGGCTTCATCGTGACCTTCACCGACCCCGTGCTGATCTTTATCGGCACCGGCTCGTTCCTGGGTCTGCCCATGGCCGCGGTCATCGCCATAGCGCTGCTCATTGTGGTGACGCTTCTGGTGCGCAAGACGGCGCTGGGTCTGTTTATCGAGGCAGTCGGGGTCAATCGCGCCGCCGCGAGCCTGGCCGGTATCCGCAGCCGCATGCTGCTGCTCTATGTCTATGGCCTGTCCGGGCTCTGCGCCGCCATTGCCGGCATCATCGTGGCCGGCGATATCCGGGGCGCCGATGTCAATAATGCCGGGCTCTGGCTGGAGCTCGACGCCATTCTCGCCGTGGTCATCGGCGGTACCTCCCTGCTCGGCGGACGCTTCTCGGTGCCCCTGGCCGTGGTCGGCGCCATTATCATCCAGGCCATGAATACCGGCATTCTGGTCTCCGGCTTCCCGCCCGAGTTCAATCTCATCGTCAAGGCCGCGCTGATCTTCATCGTGCTCATCATCCAATCGCCGCTGGCAACGCACATCGTCCCCTTGCGCCGTCCGGCCCGGGAGGCCAGGAAATGA
- a CDS encoding MarR family winged helix-turn-helix transcriptional regulator, with the protein MEDRTKLALTAMRKILRRTELNSKQLMRETGLTPSQLIFMQMLDNGQEQTAGYVAGKMGISQATTSALLQKLESLGMIQRRRGEKDRRQVLLSLTAAGHKVLAIAPEGAHAHFHEQFSALQDWEQSMLIASLERVAAMLGDDDPAVAAVLDASELLLEQ; encoded by the coding sequence GTGGAAGATCGAACCAAGCTGGCGCTGACTGCGATGCGCAAGATTCTGCGCCGGACCGAACTCAATTCAAAACAGCTCATGCGCGAGACCGGGCTTACCCCGTCTCAGCTCATATTCATGCAGATGCTCGACAATGGGCAGGAACAGACGGCCGGCTATGTGGCCGGCAAGATGGGCATTTCCCAGGCGACGACCTCGGCCCTGCTGCAAAAGCTCGAAAGCCTGGGCATGATCCAGAGGCGGCGTGGTGAAAAGGACAGGCGGCAGGTATTGCTGTCGCTGACGGCCGCCGGACACAAGGTGCTCGCCATCGCGCCCGAGGGTGCCCATGCCCATTTTCATGAGCAGTTCTCCGCGCTCCAGGATTGGGAGCAATCCATGCTCATCGCGTCGCTGGAGCGTGTCGCCGCCATGCTGGGCGACGACGATCCCGCCGTGGCCGCCGTCCTCGACGCCTCCGAACTGCTTCTGGAGCAATAG
- the ytfQ gene encoding galactofuranose ABC transporter, galactofuranose-binding protein YtfQ, translating into MSIITKLALAAGLATALSSTALAQDISGKVIGFSQIGSESGWRAAETSVTKQQAEERGVDLKFADAQQKQENQIKAIRGFIAQGVDAILVAPVVATGWEDVLTEAKEAEIPVILLDRGIDAPEDLYLTSVASDQVLEGRVAGEWLVNEVAGEDCNVVELQGTVGSSPAINRKQGFEEGIASASNITITQSQTGDFTRSKGKEVMEAFLKSSNGGADICAVYAHNDDMAVGAIQAIKDAGLSPGEDILVVSIDAVPDIFTAIAAGEANATVELTPNMAGPAFDALAAYWADGTMPEKFIITESKLYTAADDPEGEYERRKGLGY; encoded by the coding sequence GTGAGCATCATAACCAAGCTTGCCCTTGCGGCAGGCCTCGCTACCGCCTTGTCTTCGACCGCCCTGGCGCAGGATATCTCCGGCAAGGTCATCGGTTTCTCGCAGATCGGTTCGGAATCGGGCTGGCGCGCGGCCGAAACGTCCGTGACCAAGCAGCAGGCCGAAGAACGCGGTGTCGATCTCAAATTCGCTGACGCCCAGCAAAAGCAGGAAAACCAGATCAAGGCTATTCGCGGCTTCATCGCCCAGGGCGTGGACGCGATCCTGGTCGCGCCCGTGGTTGCCACCGGCTGGGAAGACGTGCTGACCGAAGCCAAGGAAGCCGAAATTCCGGTCATCCTGCTCGACCGCGGCATTGATGCGCCCGAGGACCTGTATCTCACCTCGGTGGCCTCCGATCAGGTGCTCGAGGGCCGCGTGGCCGGTGAATGGCTGGTCAACGAGGTGGCCGGCGAAGACTGCAATGTCGTTGAATTGCAGGGCACGGTCGGATCGAGCCCGGCCATCAACCGCAAGCAGGGCTTTGAAGAAGGCATTGCCTCGGCATCCAATATCACCATCACCCAGAGCCAGACCGGTGACTTCACCCGCTCCAAGGGCAAGGAGGTGATGGAAGCCTTCCTCAAATCGTCCAATGGCGGCGCCGATATCTGCGCGGTCTATGCCCATAATGACGACATGGCCGTGGGCGCCATCCAGGCGATCAAGGATGCGGGCCTGAGCCCCGGCGAGGATATCCTTGTCGTCTCCATCGACGCCGTGCCCGATATCTTCACCGCCATTGCGGCCGGCGAAGCCAATGCCACGGTCGAGTTGACCCCCAACATGGCCGGCCCCGCCTTCGACGCCCTGGCCGCCTATTGGGCCGATGGCACCATGCCGGAAAAGTTCATCATCACCGAATCCAAGCTCTATACCGCCGCTGACGATCCGGAAGGTGAATACGAACGCCGCAAGGGCCTAGGCTATTAA
- a CDS encoding FadR/GntR family transcriptional regulator: MIETGGLIRSLSGRRAARNFHTFVINEIGHAIVTGEFAVGSVLASDAAMMETYGVSRTVLREALKTLEAKGLVEARPKVGTRVSPRSRWNFFDPLVLAWHFNAPPDPDLYASLFRVRHALEGPMVRLAASQRTAEHVRLLKYWCHQMETADDSLEQFGLACLEVHGVIAESARDPLLRSVIGVVELTLALALTRDAAMTGTDYRQRSTALFITLTAAIEQGVPDQAEAIMERCRALDREQVG; this comes from the coding sequence ATGATCGAAACTGGCGGCCTGATCCGCTCGCTCTCCGGCCGCCGGGCGGCGCGCAATTTCCACACCTTCGTCATTAACGAGATCGGTCACGCAATCGTCACCGGTGAGTTCGCCGTCGGCTCGGTTCTGGCCAGCGACGCGGCGATGATGGAAACCTATGGTGTGTCGCGCACCGTGCTGCGCGAGGCGCTCAAGACGTTGGAGGCCAAGGGCCTGGTCGAGGCGCGCCCAAAGGTCGGAACCCGCGTTTCGCCCCGCAGCCGCTGGAACTTCTTCGACCCGCTGGTCCTGGCCTGGCATTTCAACGCGCCGCCCGACCCCGATCTTTATGCGAGCCTGTTCCGCGTCCGCCATGCCCTGGAAGGGCCGATGGTTCGGCTCGCCGCCAGCCAGCGCACGGCCGAGCATGTCCGCCTGCTCAAATATTGGTGCCACCAGATGGAAACGGCCGACGACAGCCTGGAACAGTTCGGCCTGGCTTGCCTCGAAGTGCATGGCGTGATCGCCGAAAGCGCCCGCGACCCGCTGCTCCGTTCGGTCATCGGCGTTGTCGAGTTGACCCTGGCTCTGGCGCTCACCCGCGATGCGGCCATGACCGGCACGGACTATCGGCAGCGCTCCACGGCCCTGTTCATCACCCTGACCGCCGCCATCGAGCAGGGCGTGCCCGACCAGGCCGAGGCAATTATGGAGCGCTGCAGGGCCCTCGACCGCGAGCAGGTGGGCTAA
- a CDS encoding sugar ABC transporter ATP-binding protein yields the protein MTETDYALEARGIVKIFGNHVALDAVDFGLRAGEVHALLGENGAGKSTLIKILTGAYRPDGGEVLVEGMPVHLDNPQQAQSHGIGTVYQEVNLLPNRSVAENLFLGHQPTRFGLVDRRRMERESRDILKRYGLDIDPSSELGAYSVAVQQIVAIARAVQLSGKVLILDEPTASLDRNEVERLFEIIRDLKARGLAVVFITHFLDQVFALADRVTILRNGKLVETRSLNDMSRTDVVRLMLGKDIAFSGATGVEDARPKGEVLLDFAGYGRKRSVHPFNLTIHKGEVIGVAGLLGSGRTEMARIMFGADAADEGDVALAGNKTSIARPTDAIAHGFGFCPEDRKAEGIFGDLSVRENIIIALQGKLGWFSALNRDEQLEIAGRFGESMDIRAASLDMPIKLLSGGNQQKVILSRWLATDPAFLILDEPTRGIDVGAHAEIVRTINRLRDEGLALVVISSELDEVVAYSSRIVVMRDREMVAELNGENINPGVIVQAIANHRDEEPA from the coding sequence ATGACCGAAACCGACTACGCGCTCGAAGCGCGCGGCATCGTCAAGATATTCGGCAATCACGTGGCGCTGGATGCGGTCGATTTTGGCCTGCGGGCCGGCGAAGTGCATGCATTGCTGGGCGAAAACGGCGCCGGCAAATCCACCCTGATCAAAATCCTGACCGGCGCCTATCGGCCCGATGGCGGCGAAGTGCTGGTCGAGGGGATGCCGGTTCATCTGGACAATCCCCAGCAGGCCCAGTCCCACGGCATCGGCACGGTCTATCAGGAGGTCAATCTCCTGCCCAATCGCTCCGTCGCCGAAAATCTGTTTCTCGGTCACCAGCCGACCCGTTTCGGCCTGGTCGATCGTCGCCGCATGGAGCGGGAATCGCGCGATATTCTCAAGCGCTACGGGCTCGACATCGATCCTTCGAGCGAATTGGGCGCCTATTCGGTCGCGGTTCAGCAGATCGTGGCCATCGCCCGCGCCGTGCAGCTCTCGGGCAAGGTGCTCATTCTCGACGAGCCCACGGCGAGCCTCGACCGCAATGAAGTTGAACGCCTGTTCGAGATCATTCGCGATCTCAAGGCGCGCGGCCTTGCCGTGGTCTTCATCACCCATTTTCTCGATCAGGTTTTCGCCCTGGCCGATCGCGTGACCATTCTGCGCAATGGCAAGCTGGTCGAAACCCGTTCGCTTAACGACATGTCCCGCACCGATGTTGTGCGGTTGATGCTGGGCAAGGACATCGCCTTTTCCGGCGCCACGGGCGTCGAGGATGCCCGCCCCAAGGGCGAAGTTCTGCTCGATTTTGCCGGTTATGGCCGCAAACGCAGCGTGCATCCGTTCAATCTGACCATCCATAAGGGCGAGGTCATTGGCGTGGCCGGCCTGCTCGGCTCGGGACGAACGGAAATGGCCCGGATCATGTTCGGTGCCGATGCGGCCGACGAGGGGGACGTTGCGCTCGCCGGCAACAAGACATCCATTGCTCGACCCACCGATGCCATCGCCCATGGTTTCGGCTTCTGCCCCGAAGATCGCAAGGCCGAGGGCATTTTCGGCGATCTTTCGGTGCGCGAAAACATCATTATCGCCCTGCAGGGCAAGCTCGGCTGGTTCAGCGCGCTCAACCGCGACGAACAATTGGAAATCGCCGGCCGGTTCGGTGAGTCCATGGATATCCGCGCGGCCTCGCTCGACATGCCGATCAAGCTTTTGTCGGGCGGCAACCAGCAAAAGGTCATCCTCTCGCGCTGGCTGGCCACCGATCCGGCCTTTCTCATTCTGGACGAGCCGACGCGGGGCATCGATGTCGGCGCCCATGCCGAAATCGTGCGCACCATCAACCGGCTGCGCGACGAAGGGCTGGCGCTGGTGGTCATCTCATCCGAACTGGACGAAGTCGTCGCCTATTCCTCGCGCATCGTGGTCATGCGCGACCGGGAAATGGTGGCCGAACTCAATGGCGAAAACATCAATCCGGGCGTCATCGTGCAGGCGATCGCCAATCATCGTGACGAGGAGCCGGCATGA
- the ectA gene encoding diaminobutyrate acetyltransferase, translating to MIYGNTVLHDADALRRSAVRTPKASIRAPRGTDGAAIWALIRAQPSLDDNSLYCNLLQATHFAPTCALAEQDDKVVGWVSAYIPPEQPDTLFVWQVCVDRAARGQGLGRRLIADVLSRPACRHVSMLECTITDDNEPSWSLFRSIARRLGAQLQQAEHFLRDAHFAGQHDSEFAVRIGPFDPGRFTRLTGQ from the coding sequence ATGATTTATGGCAATACAGTGCTCCACGACGCCGACGCCCTCCGTCGGAGCGCCGTTCGGACCCCTAAGGCCAGCATTCGCGCACCGCGCGGCACCGACGGCGCGGCAATCTGGGCCCTGATCCGGGCGCAACCTTCGCTCGATGACAATTCGCTCTACTGCAACCTGCTGCAGGCGACCCATTTTGCTCCAACCTGCGCCCTGGCGGAGCAGGATGACAAAGTTGTCGGTTGGGTCTCGGCCTATATCCCGCCCGAGCAGCCGGACACGCTGTTTGTCTGGCAGGTTTGCGTGGATCGGGCCGCCCGGGGCCAGGGGCTGGGGCGCAGGCTGATTGCCGATGTGCTGTCGCGCCCTGCCTGCCGCCATGTGAGCATGCTGGAATGCACCATCACCGATGACAACGAGCCGTCCTGGTCTTTGTTCAGGTCGATTGCCCGGCGTCTGGGCGCGCAATTGCAGCAGGCCGAACACTTCCTGCGCGATGCGCATTTCGCCGGCCAGCACGACAGCGAATTCGCCGTTCGCATCGGCCCTTTCGATCCCGGTCGGTTCACCCGCCTGACCGGCCAATGA
- the yjfF gene encoding galactofuranose ABC transporter, permease protein YjfF: MSRSLRPLVATAVIFAIAYALAVMQFPSMFSTRVLGNFLTDNAFLGITAVGMTFVIISGGIDLSVGAVIGFTGVLIAVLITWAGWHPLAAFALALAIAASFGGIMGLAIHYLQVPAFIVTLAGMFLARGGASVLTQDSVPIDHDFYDWISDLIIRLPGGGRLSFIGLLMVAVFIIGALVAHRTRFGSYVYALGGNQTSASLMGVPVARTTIGVYMLSSVLAALAGIVFSLYTSAGYPLAAVGVELDAISAVVIGGTLLTGGYGFVLGTFIGVMLLGLVQTYIIFDGTLSSWWTKIVIGALLFLFIVLQRLIFAASAQGEKAS, from the coding sequence ATGAGCCGTAGCCTTCGCCCCCTGGTCGCCACTGCGGTTATCTTCGCCATTGCCTATGCGCTGGCGGTCATGCAGTTCCCCTCCATGTTCTCGACGCGGGTGCTGGGCAATTTCCTCACCGACAATGCCTTTCTCGGCATTACCGCCGTCGGCATGACCTTTGTCATCATTTCCGGCGGCATCGATCTCTCGGTCGGCGCCGTCATCGGCTTTACCGGTGTGCTGATTGCCGTGCTCATCACCTGGGCCGGCTGGCATCCGCTGGCCGCCTTCGCTCTGGCCCTGGCCATCGCTGCCAGCTTTGGCGGCATTATGGGCCTGGCCATCCACTATCTGCAGGTGCCCGCCTTCATCGTTACCCTGGCCGGCATGTTCCTGGCCCGGGGCGGCGCTTCCGTCCTCACCCAGGATTCGGTGCCCATCGACCACGATTTCTACGACTGGATTTCCGATCTCATCATCCGCCTGCCCGGTGGCGGCAGGCTCAGCTTCATCGGCCTGCTGATGGTCGCCGTGTTCATTATTGGCGCGCTGGTGGCCCACCGCACCCGTTTCGGCTCCTATGTCTATGCTCTGGGCGGCAACCAGACCTCGGCCTCGCTGATGGGCGTTCCTGTCGCCCGTACCACAATTGGCGTCTATATGCTGTCCTCCGTGCTTGCCGCCTTGGCGGGAATCGTCTTCTCCCTTTATACTTCCGCGGGTTATCCACTCGCCGCTGTGGGGGTCGAACTCGACGCGATCAGTGCGGTAGTCATCGGGGGCACGCTGCTCACCGGCGGTTATGGTTTTGTGCTGGGCACGTTTATCGGGGTGATGCTTCTGGGTCTGGTGCAGACCTATATCATCTTCGACGGGACGCTCTCGAGCTGGTGGACCAAGATCGTCATCGGTGCATTGCTGTTCCTGTTCATCGTGCTCCAGAGGCTGATTTTCGCGGCCTCGGCCCAAGGAGAGAAAGCGTCATAG